A part of Silvimonas soli genomic DNA contains:
- a CDS encoding SEL1-like repeat protein translates to MSDMVSALSARDLQVDFNHAVTQLADTDPDIQAQAIGTLRQLAAAGLAKAAYNMGVACLRGFHMPQDSQLAAHFMLQAAQAGCSRAYYPLARLILDGQLTTCNRLPTDFRRFISAKWFWRAAVQGDRRADSWLQRSWVPAMFNCAGSVGYK, encoded by the coding sequence ATGTCAGATATGGTCTCAGCGCTATCCGCACGCGATCTTCAAGTTGATTTCAATCACGCCGTCACCCAACTGGCTGATACCGACCCTGACATCCAGGCGCAGGCCATTGGCACGCTAAGACAGCTTGCCGCCGCTGGCTTGGCCAAGGCTGCTTACAACATGGGCGTAGCCTGTCTGCGCGGTTTTCATATGCCGCAAGATAGTCAACTGGCCGCCCATTTCATGTTGCAGGCGGCGCAGGCGGGTTGCTCACGTGCATATTACCCGTTGGCCAGATTGATACTGGATGGCCAATTGACCACCTGCAATCGCTTGCCGACAGATTTCCGCCGTTTTATTTCAGCCAAATGGTTCTGGCGCGCAGCGGTGCAGGGCGATCGACGCGCTGACAGCTGGCTCCAACGCTCTTGGGTGCCAGCCATGTTTAATTGTGCCGGGTCGGTAGGTTATAAATAA
- the smc gene encoding chromosome segregation protein SMC has translation MRLTHIKLAGFKSFVDPSTIHVAGQLVAVCGPNGCGKSNVIDAVRWVLGESSAKQLRGESMQDVIFNGSGSRKPVGRASVELVFDNSAGLAAGQWSQYAEISIKRLLTRQGDSSYYINQLPVRRRDITDLFLGTGVGKGGYAIIEQGMISRIIEARPEELRHFLEEAAGVSKYKERRRETEARLADTKDNLDRVDDIRLELTGQISKLESQAEIAAQYNNLKDAITEKQNLLALQRKLDAARDVENTRRDIETAQNTLEAKLAELRALEAALEELRETHFTASDAVHAAQGELYDANATVARLEQQLLHLRQNRERLSADLEAAKAELARIDQNSRQSMAERDDWLQRQEAAALTAEETAMSLDDETQRLPELEQALKEVDERFQQTRDQLAQARNTLQLTQQQTQHHVRTCETLKNRRDRLQLDLSRLSADGDDTQLEALRLALEESTLSVENEQLALADEEAAQEELRISLSEATAAREQETRARTETQAQIRALQSMPAPVDDKALAQWLSANDLQSLPRLYEGLRITPGWEKAVEAALGQRMQARAVTQLPDSIPPAAVALLQATVAAAPTTQLALPRLLDHIQCNDPNLQRALGDMLAQVWCVQTPADWLLWREQLPAGGLLITPQGHSGDRQSLQYHAAQGVVANLVAQRQALEQALVRADELEPLWQQSVQEHERVQNELTALEQGMRQRRNALAQLQNQSAEIARQSARLEEANAQRVRQAAQWQEELETVTLQLEEEIYAAQETETSRLNAEEALEPLQEELEAQKLARTEAESACDLQRSRLRQVERLAQESRFAVQAAETRLSEMARRDEDLTHRRDLVTERLETLTLELESIHEGDFDVGFQDAINLRGEKERALAATRDALNGFAQQMRDREAEKQRIEAGMEPAREAVNAARLKEQESRLALERFTEELQAAGADEQVLREKIGAGVKISSLVAEIGRLTQALGSLGSVNLAALEELNNARERQSYLDAQAGDLAAAVETLENAIRRIDRETRALLQSTYDTVNANLQELFPLLFGGGHAELMLTGDEILDAGLTILAQPPGKKNSTIHLLSGGEKALTALSLVFSLFRLNPAPFCLLDEVDAPLDDANTLRFCELVKKMAERTQFLYISHNRLTMEMAGQLVGVTMQEQGVSRVVAVDIETALSMREAVTA, from the coding sequence GTGCGTCTTACCCACATCAAGCTGGCTGGCTTTAAATCGTTTGTTGATCCGTCGACTATTCATGTCGCAGGGCAACTGGTCGCCGTTTGCGGCCCGAACGGTTGCGGCAAATCCAATGTGATTGATGCCGTGCGCTGGGTATTGGGCGAGTCATCGGCCAAGCAACTGCGTGGCGAATCCATGCAGGATGTCATCTTCAATGGTTCGGGCTCGCGCAAACCCGTGGGCCGCGCTTCGGTGGAACTGGTGTTCGACAACAGTGCCGGACTGGCTGCCGGGCAGTGGAGTCAGTACGCCGAAATCTCGATCAAGCGCCTGCTGACCCGCCAAGGCGATTCTTCCTACTACATTAATCAGTTGCCGGTACGCCGACGCGACATCACCGACTTGTTCCTTGGCACCGGGGTAGGCAAGGGCGGTTACGCGATCATCGAACAAGGCATGATCTCGCGCATCATTGAAGCGCGCCCTGAAGAATTACGCCATTTTCTGGAAGAAGCCGCTGGCGTTTCCAAATACAAAGAACGCCGCCGCGAGACTGAAGCGCGCCTGGCGGATACCAAAGACAATCTGGACCGGGTTGATGATATCCGGCTGGAACTCACCGGCCAGATCAGCAAGCTCGAATCCCAGGCCGAAATCGCCGCCCAATACAACAACCTGAAAGACGCGATCACCGAAAAGCAGAACCTGCTGGCATTGCAACGCAAGCTGGATGCAGCGCGAGATGTTGAAAACACCCGCCGCGACATCGAAACCGCGCAAAACACCCTCGAAGCCAAATTGGCCGAGTTGCGGGCTTTGGAAGCCGCGCTGGAAGAACTGCGCGAAACCCACTTCACCGCCAGCGATGCCGTTCACGCAGCGCAAGGCGAGTTGTATGACGCCAACGCCACTGTGGCGCGGCTGGAGCAACAACTGCTGCATTTGCGCCAGAATCGCGAGCGCCTGAGCGCCGATCTGGAAGCGGCCAAGGCGGAGCTGGCGCGTATTGACCAGAACAGCCGCCAAAGCATGGCCGAGCGCGACGACTGGCTGCAACGCCAAGAAGCTGCCGCGCTCACCGCCGAAGAAACGGCAATGTCGCTGGACGACGAAACCCAGCGCCTGCCCGAACTGGAACAAGCCTTGAAAGAGGTGGATGAGCGCTTCCAGCAAACACGTGATCAATTGGCCCAGGCACGCAATACCCTGCAATTGACGCAGCAGCAAACCCAGCACCATGTGCGTACGTGCGAAACGCTGAAAAACCGGCGTGATCGTCTGCAACTGGATTTGTCGCGCTTGAGTGCTGACGGCGACGATACGCAACTGGAAGCGCTGCGCCTGGCGCTGGAAGAATCCACGCTTAGCGTTGAGAACGAACAACTGGCTTTGGCGGATGAAGAGGCTGCGCAGGAAGAACTGCGCATTAGCTTGTCTGAAGCCACCGCTGCGCGCGAGCAAGAAACGCGAGCACGCACCGAAACCCAGGCACAAATCCGGGCATTGCAAAGCATGCCCGCGCCGGTGGATGACAAAGCCCTGGCGCAATGGCTATCGGCCAACGATTTGCAAAGCCTGCCGCGTCTGTATGAAGGTCTGCGGATTACCCCAGGCTGGGAAAAAGCCGTCGAAGCTGCTTTGGGCCAGCGCATGCAGGCCCGAGCAGTGACGCAGTTGCCGGATTCGATCCCGCCCGCTGCCGTGGCGTTGTTGCAGGCGACAGTTGCGGCTGCCCCGACCACGCAACTAGCGTTGCCTCGTTTGCTGGATCACATCCAGTGCAACGATCCCAATCTGCAGCGCGCATTGGGCGACATGCTCGCCCAGGTCTGGTGTGTCCAGACTCCGGCAGACTGGCTGCTGTGGCGCGAACAACTGCCGGCTGGTGGCTTGCTGATTACCCCGCAAGGGCACAGCGGAGATCGGCAGTCCTTGCAATATCACGCGGCGCAAGGTGTGGTCGCCAACCTGGTGGCACAGCGCCAAGCGCTGGAACAAGCGCTGGTGCGGGCGGATGAACTGGAACCGCTATGGCAGCAATCGGTACAAGAGCACGAGCGTGTGCAGAACGAACTGACGGCGTTGGAACAAGGCATGCGCCAGCGCCGCAACGCTTTGGCCCAGTTGCAAAATCAGAGCGCCGAAATCGCCCGTCAGAGCGCCCGTCTGGAAGAAGCCAACGCACAACGTGTCCGCCAGGCTGCGCAGTGGCAGGAAGAACTGGAAACCGTCACTCTGCAGCTGGAAGAAGAAATCTATGCGGCTCAGGAAACTGAAACCTCGCGCTTGAACGCCGAGGAAGCACTGGAGCCTTTGCAGGAAGAACTGGAAGCGCAAAAGCTGGCGCGTACTGAGGCCGAATCGGCCTGTGACTTGCAGCGCAGTCGCCTGCGGCAAGTGGAGCGATTGGCGCAGGAAAGCCGTTTTGCAGTGCAGGCCGCGGAAACAAGATTGTCTGAAATGGCGCGCCGCGACGAAGACCTGACACATCGACGCGATCTGGTGACAGAGCGGCTGGAAACGCTGACCCTTGAGCTGGAAAGCATCCACGAAGGCGATTTTGACGTGGGTTTTCAGGATGCGATCAATCTGCGCGGAGAAAAAGAACGCGCATTGGCGGCTACCCGCGATGCGCTCAACGGCTTTGCCCAGCAAATGCGTGACCGCGAGGCGGAGAAACAACGCATCGAGGCAGGCATGGAGCCAGCGCGTGAAGCGGTTAACGCTGCAAGACTCAAGGAGCAAGAGTCTCGTCTGGCGCTCGAACGCTTTACCGAGGAACTGCAAGCTGCTGGCGCGGACGAACAAGTCTTGCGGGAGAAAATTGGCGCTGGCGTCAAAATTTCCAGCCTGGTCGCCGAGATCGGACGCCTGACGCAAGCGCTGGGATCGCTCGGCTCGGTCAACCTGGCCGCGCTTGAAGAGTTAAACAATGCACGTGAACGGCAAAGTTATCTGGATGCGCAAGCCGGCGACCTGGCTGCAGCGGTAGAAACGCTGGAAAACGCCATTCGCCGCATTGATCGGGAAACCCGTGCCCTGCTGCAGAGTACGTACGATACGGTGAACGCCAATCTGCAAGAATTGTTCCCCTTGCTGTTTGGTGGGGGGCATGCCGAATTGATGCTCACCGGTGACGAAATTCTTGACGCCGGGCTGACCATCCTCGCGCAACCGCCCGGTAAAAAGAACAGTACGATCCATTTATTGTCAGGTGGCGAGAAAGCACTGACCGCGTTAAGTCTGGTATTCTCGCTGTTCCGGCTTAACCCGGCGCCTTTCTGCCTGCTGGATGAAGTTGATGCGCCGCTGGATGATGCCAATACGCTGCGTTTTTGCGAGTTGGTGAAAAAGATGGCCGAACGCACCCAGTTCCTCTATATCAGTCACAACCGGCTGACCATGGAGATGGCCGGGCAGCTGGTGGGTGTGACAATGCAAGAACAAGGGGTTTCACGCGTGGTGGCGGTAGATATCGAAACCGCACTGTCCATGCGTGAAGCTGTAACCGCTTAG
- a CDS encoding cell division protein ZipA C-terminal FtsZ-binding domain-containing protein yields MNHRLSRDTAQGITTTALIMTDLQLGSLIAGGAIVAAVYAFNWWQEHRYRKQAAKAFARSQPDVLLDTPQNLVRKGDQQRLEPALAAPSIATAGVREEPVLAGHTVEEVYDDEPDYAAPSYAPTAPVAEPVSPRNTQPAFAATAPMVDVDDESEIGLLDPSLDFIAEVHTGVDIPAGEIPPFPGAKRVRVIGLNEAGQWQAVYGSNGNAFSELRIGLQLVDRQGALTQEQLNGFCMAVQQFADEHDASVTFPQRSAKLAAAANLDEFCASVDVLIGLNVMASGNPLPMEKVRVLAEHAGLIKAPDGTFQYRSETGKALFSLTNHDQTPFGMTSEGITLLFDVPRAAGGLSVFEYVCQFALHLCSQLGATLVDDNGKPLTTASLTSIHQQLAQIYARMDERGIEPGSATALRLFA; encoded by the coding sequence ATGAATCACCGCTTGAGTCGTGATACGGCTCAAGGGATAACGACAACAGCCTTGATCATGACCGATTTGCAACTTGGTTCACTGATTGCCGGTGGCGCTATCGTCGCTGCCGTCTACGCATTCAACTGGTGGCAAGAGCACCGCTACCGCAAACAGGCCGCCAAAGCCTTTGCCCGCAGCCAGCCTGACGTGCTGCTGGACACCCCGCAGAATCTGGTGCGCAAAGGTGATCAGCAGCGCCTGGAGCCAGCCTTGGCTGCGCCTTCAATTGCGACGGCCGGCGTGCGCGAAGAACCCGTACTGGCAGGGCATACCGTCGAAGAGGTCTATGACGACGAGCCTGATTACGCCGCACCGTCTTATGCACCAACCGCGCCCGTTGCCGAGCCGGTTTCGCCGCGCAACACACAGCCTGCTTTTGCCGCTACCGCCCCGATGGTAGACGTCGACGATGAGTCGGAAATCGGTTTACTGGACCCATCGCTCGATTTCATCGCTGAAGTCCACACCGGCGTAGATATCCCGGCAGGCGAGATTCCACCGTTTCCTGGCGCCAAACGCGTGCGGGTGATTGGCCTGAATGAAGCCGGCCAGTGGCAAGCGGTTTACGGCAGCAACGGCAATGCGTTCAGTGAATTGCGCATTGGCCTGCAACTGGTTGACCGGCAGGGTGCGCTGACACAAGAACAGCTCAACGGCTTTTGCATGGCGGTACAGCAGTTTGCAGATGAGCACGATGCTTCGGTTACCTTCCCGCAACGCTCGGCCAAGTTGGCTGCAGCAGCAAACCTGGATGAGTTCTGCGCTTCGGTTGACGTACTGATTGGCCTGAATGTGATGGCCAGCGGCAATCCGTTGCCGATGGAGAAAGTGCGCGTGCTGGCTGAACATGCCGGGCTGATCAAAGCGCCGGATGGCACTTTCCAGTATCGCAGCGAAACTGGCAAAGCCTTGTTCTCGCTGACCAACCACGACCAAACGCCATTTGGTATGACATCCGAAGGTATTACCTTGCTGTTTGACGTGCCGCGTGCGGCCGGTGGGTTGTCAGTTTTTGAATATGTGTGTCAGTTCGCACTGCATCTGTGCTCGCAACTTGGCGCCACACTGGTAGATGACAACGGCAAGCCGCTGACCACCGCCAGTCTGACCAGCATTCATCAGCAACTGGCGCAAATTTATGCCCGTATGGATGAGCGTGGCATTGAGCCCGGCTCGGCCACGGCATTGCGTTTGTTTGCTTGA
- the apbC gene encoding iron-sulfur cluster carrier protein ApbC, which yields MSDLQAIQNALALTIDPNTGKDYLSSRGVKNLKFEGGVASFDLVLGYPAQSQQAIIRQQLDDALRQVPGVSGTDIRISTLIVAHSAQRGLQLHQGVKNIIAVASGKGGVGKSTTAVNLALALSVEGARVGLLDADIYGPSQPTLMGVADQHPSSPDNKHIEPIVNYGVQTMSIGFLIDPEQPMVWRGPMVTQALTQLLNDTLWDNVDYLIIDLPPGTGDIQLTLSQKVPLTGAVIVTTPQDIALLDARKGLKMFEKVGVPILGIVENMSTHICSNCGHAEPIFGEGGGAAMCKDYGVDLLGQLPLDLSIRLNADAGKPSVAADPNSAVSEIYKTIARKVAARVAIKSQDFSAKFPKIVIQND from the coding sequence ATGTCCGATCTTCAAGCTATCCAGAACGCCCTGGCACTCACCATTGATCCCAATACCGGCAAGGACTACCTGTCGTCACGCGGGGTGAAGAATCTCAAATTCGAGGGTGGCGTAGCCAGTTTCGATCTCGTGCTGGGATATCCTGCGCAGAGCCAGCAAGCAATAATCCGCCAGCAACTGGATGACGCATTACGCCAGGTGCCGGGCGTTTCGGGCACGGATATCCGGATTAGCACACTGATTGTTGCGCACTCCGCCCAGCGTGGTTTGCAGCTGCATCAGGGCGTCAAGAACATCATTGCGGTGGCTAGCGGCAAAGGTGGTGTGGGCAAGTCCACTACGGCGGTCAATCTGGCGCTGGCCTTGTCGGTAGAAGGCGCACGCGTCGGCTTGCTGGATGCCGATATCTACGGACCGTCGCAACCCACCCTGATGGGTGTGGCCGACCAGCATCCGTCTTCGCCCGATAACAAACACATTGAGCCGATTGTTAATTACGGTGTACAGACCATGTCGATCGGCTTTCTGATCGACCCCGAACAACCGATGGTCTGGCGCGGTCCGATGGTGACGCAGGCGCTGACGCAACTGCTTAATGACACGCTGTGGGACAACGTTGATTACCTGATCATCGATCTGCCGCCCGGCACTGGCGATATCCAGCTGACGTTGTCGCAAAAAGTGCCACTGACCGGCGCCGTGATTGTGACCACGCCGCAAGACATCGCCTTGCTGGATGCTCGCAAGGGTCTGAAGATGTTTGAGAAGGTTGGCGTGCCGATTCTGGGTATTGTCGAAAACATGAGCACGCACATTTGCAGTAACTGCGGTCACGCCGAACCGATTTTTGGCGAAGGCGGCGGCGCGGCAATGTGCAAGGATTACGGCGTTGATCTCTTGGGCCAATTGCCGCTGGATTTGTCGATTCGCCTGAATGCCGATGCGGGCAAGCCAAGCGTTGCGGCAGACCCAAATAGTGCTGTTTCGGAAATCTACAAAACCATCGCCCGCAAAGTGGCTGCGCGGGTGGCGATCAAGTCGCAGGATTTCTCGGCCAAGTTCCCCAAGATCGTGATCCAGAACGATTGA
- a CDS encoding M61 family metallopeptidase, with amino-acid sequence MPHYRIKPADLRAHYFDVTLTIDKPDAAGQIVWLPVWIPGSYLVREFARNIVDISASSKGKPVSLTKLDKHRWQTVPVKGKLEIHYRVYAWDLSVRGAYLDETRAFFNGTSTFLAVAGQEHVPCTVELVAPAASRWKVATSLPLDGARSGDFGLYRAADYDELIDHPVEMGAFAEERFKACGVPHQIVIAGRHRTDMKRLKRDLKKICEYQIKLFGEPAPFERYVFMSMVTGDGYGGLEHRASTALMVSRDDLPLEHESAVKAGYRQYLGLCSHEYFHTWNVKRIKPAAYAPYDLNRESYTRLLWAFEGITSYYDDLTLVRTGLITQQEYLDLLAQTLTGVERGAGRQRQTLEEASLDAWVKYYRQDENSPNAIVSYYTKGALASLCLDLTIRQRSKGKRSLDDVMRALWQRFGKDFYTSNGGQGVGETEWEAIASEVAGFDLAAFFDQALRSTEELPVSELLASVGVDSQTRVIAGNGDKGGWKDIATPGNSIGARIASEAGGVKLTHVLDGGAAQAAGLAAGDVIVAINGLRVSSANLDTALGSYVAGSEVQIHAFRRDELSLRQLKIQAAAVDTWGLRLAKTVDEKTRVARKAWLED; translated from the coding sequence ATGCCTCACTACCGGATCAAACCCGCAGATCTGCGCGCCCATTATTTCGACGTCACATTGACCATCGACAAGCCCGATGCGGCGGGTCAGATTGTCTGGTTACCGGTCTGGATACCGGGCAGCTACCTGGTGCGTGAATTCGCCCGCAATATTGTCGATATCAGTGCCAGCAGCAAAGGCAAGCCGGTCAGCCTGACCAAACTGGACAAGCATCGCTGGCAGACTGTTCCGGTCAAGGGCAAGCTCGAGATTCATTACCGCGTTTATGCGTGGGATTTATCCGTGCGCGGGGCTTATCTGGATGAAACTCGCGCATTCTTCAACGGCACCAGCACATTTCTTGCCGTAGCTGGCCAGGAACATGTGCCCTGTACCGTGGAATTGGTCGCGCCCGCCGCATCACGCTGGAAAGTGGCTACCAGCTTGCCGCTTGATGGTGCCCGCTCGGGTGATTTCGGTCTTTATCGTGCCGCTGATTACGATGAATTGATTGATCATCCGGTAGAAATGGGCGCCTTCGCCGAAGAACGCTTCAAGGCCTGTGGCGTGCCGCATCAGATCGTGATTGCCGGAAGGCACCGCACGGACATGAAGCGCTTGAAGCGCGATCTCAAGAAAATCTGCGAATACCAGATCAAACTATTTGGGGAACCCGCGCCGTTTGAGCGTTATGTCTTCATGAGTATGGTCACCGGTGACGGCTACGGCGGCTTGGAGCATCGCGCATCGACCGCCTTGATGGTCAGCCGCGATGATCTACCTCTGGAACATGAATCTGCGGTAAAGGCTGGTTATCGCCAGTATCTCGGGCTGTGTAGTCATGAGTATTTCCACACCTGGAACGTCAAACGCATCAAGCCTGCGGCATACGCGCCGTATGACCTGAATCGTGAGAGCTACACCCGTCTATTGTGGGCGTTTGAGGGGATTACTTCCTACTACGACGATCTGACGCTGGTGCGAACCGGCCTCATTACCCAACAGGAATACCTCGATCTGCTAGCTCAAACCTTGACCGGCGTGGAGCGTGGCGCTGGCCGCCAACGCCAGACTCTGGAAGAGGCCAGTCTAGATGCTTGGGTCAAATACTATCGGCAGGACGAAAACAGCCCCAACGCCATCGTCAGCTACTACACCAAGGGCGCGCTGGCCTCGTTGTGTCTGGACTTGACCATCCGGCAGCGCAGCAAAGGCAAGAGGAGCCTGGACGATGTCATGCGCGCCTTGTGGCAGCGATTTGGCAAAGACTTCTATACAAGCAATGGCGGCCAGGGGGTTGGCGAAACCGAATGGGAAGCCATTGCCAGTGAAGTGGCCGGGTTTGATCTGGCAGCGTTTTTTGACCAGGCCCTGCGCTCGACTGAAGAACTACCCGTTAGCGAGTTGCTGGCCAGTGTTGGCGTGGACAGCCAGACCCGCGTCATTGCTGGCAATGGCGACAAAGGCGGCTGGAAAGACATTGCAACGCCGGGCAACAGTATCGGCGCGCGAATCGCCAGCGAGGCGGGCGGCGTCAAGCTGACTCATGTGCTTGATGGCGGGGCGGCGCAGGCTGCCGGGTTGGCGGCTGGCGATGTGATTGTCGCCATTAATGGCTTGCGTGTCAGCAGTGCCAATCTGGATACGGCGCTTGGTTCTTACGTCGCCGGTAGCGAAGTGCAGATTCACGCATTCCGGCGTGACGAACTCAGCTTGCGCCAACTGAAGATACAGGCTGCAGCGGTTGATACCTGGGGCCTGCGTCTGGCCAAAACAGTCGATGAGAAAACCCGAGTGGCGCGCAAAGCCTGGCTGGAAGACTGA
- the ligA gene encoding NAD-dependent DNA ligase LigA, whose amino-acid sequence MTDLIEQAAQLRRLLHQYGHEYYVLDAPSVPDAEYDRIFRELQALEAAHPDLLTADSPTQRVGGAALPSFNSVIHRVPMLSLNNAFEDEEVEAFDRRVREGLGIAAATYDVGPKFDGLAMSLTYQDGVLVQAATRGDGATGEDVTRNVRTINAIPLRLHGENIPAVLEVRGEVLMFKKDFERLNDEQTAKGLKVFANPRNAAAGSLRQLDSRITASRRLAFFAYGIATCEGVTPPASQSAVMDWFATLGLPICKERDRVVGSDGLLGYYHRIGDKRPSLPYEIDGVVYKVDSFAQQEELGFVSRAPRWAIAHKFPAQEALTLVEAIDVQVGRTGAITPVARLQPVFVGGVTVTNATLHNEDEVRRKDVRIGDTVIVRRAGDVIPEVVGVVLERRPMIEQTGGDLFSAQQVPREPAYQLPKTCPVCGSHVVREEGEAIARCSGGLFCSAQRKEAIWHFAGRRAMDIDGLGGRYIDNLVELDYVHGVADLYRLTLDDFLEMKRRADERDGLTPETVQQGKVATKWAENLLEAIEASKKPPLARMLFALGIRHVGESTAKTLADWLGRLQWVRHAPAAVLRVLPDIGGTVADSIADFFAEPKNQQALDDLLSAGVEPQGERAPSAELREKLDVATLYAALNIPRLTPVRAKQLAGQFPTLAGLAQANETALVGLPTDVASAVLTWLGQPDRREQLQQLDQFQARLLDALPQASEATQGVFTGKTFVLTGTLPTLSRDEAKALIEAAGGKVSGSVSKKTDVVVAGEEAGSKLTKAQELGVPVWDEAQLQAALTT is encoded by the coding sequence ATGACAGACCTGATAGAACAGGCGGCGCAACTGCGCCGCCTTTTGCATCAATACGGCCACGAATACTACGTGCTTGATGCGCCGAGTGTGCCCGATGCCGAGTACGACCGCATTTTTCGTGAGCTGCAGGCGCTTGAAGCCGCACATCCAGACTTGCTCACCGCAGATTCACCCACGCAGCGGGTTGGCGGCGCCGCGCTGCCCTCGTTCAATAGCGTAATCCATCGCGTGCCAATGCTGTCTTTGAACAATGCATTTGAGGACGAAGAGGTCGAAGCGTTCGACCGCCGCGTGCGTGAAGGCTTGGGGATCGCGGCGGCAACCTATGACGTCGGCCCCAAGTTTGATGGTTTGGCCATGTCGCTGACCTATCAGGATGGCGTCCTGGTTCAGGCCGCCACGCGCGGCGATGGTGCGACAGGCGAAGACGTTACGCGGAACGTACGCACCATCAATGCCATTCCGTTGCGTTTACATGGCGAAAACATTCCCGCTGTGCTGGAAGTGCGCGGTGAGGTGCTGATGTTCAAGAAAGACTTTGAACGTCTTAACGATGAGCAGACCGCCAAAGGACTCAAGGTCTTTGCCAATCCGCGCAATGCGGCTGCGGGCTCTTTGCGTCAGCTTGATTCGCGCATCACCGCTTCAAGACGACTGGCGTTTTTTGCCTACGGTATCGCCACCTGCGAAGGGGTAACGCCTCCGGCCAGCCAGTCGGCCGTGATGGATTGGTTTGCCACCTTGGGATTGCCCATTTGCAAAGAGCGAGACCGGGTTGTCGGGTCCGATGGCCTGTTGGGTTATTACCATCGCATTGGTGATAAACGCCCGTCTTTGCCGTATGAGATTGATGGCGTCGTCTACAAGGTTGATTCTTTTGCGCAGCAAGAAGAACTTGGCTTCGTCTCGCGTGCGCCGCGCTGGGCCATCGCCCACAAGTTTCCGGCGCAGGAAGCGCTGACGCTGGTGGAAGCCATTGATGTGCAAGTCGGACGCACTGGAGCGATCACGCCGGTCGCGCGCTTGCAGCCGGTGTTTGTCGGCGGCGTTACCGTGACCAATGCCACCTTGCACAACGAAGATGAGGTCCGCCGCAAAGATGTACGTATCGGTGACACGGTTATCGTGCGGCGTGCTGGCGATGTGATTCCGGAAGTGGTCGGCGTGGTGCTGGAGCGTCGGCCAATGATCGAACAGACCGGTGGCGATCTATTTTCTGCGCAGCAAGTCCCGCGCGAACCGGCGTATCAGCTCCCCAAAACCTGCCCGGTATGTGGCTCGCACGTGGTGCGCGAAGAAGGCGAGGCTATCGCTCGCTGTTCGGGTGGCTTGTTCTGCTCGGCTCAGCGCAAAGAGGCGATCTGGCACTTTGCCGGGCGTCGCGCCATGGATATTGATGGCCTGGGTGGTCGCTATATCGATAACCTGGTGGAACTGGATTACGTGCACGGCGTGGCCGACCTGTATCGACTGACGCTGGATGATTTTCTGGAGATGAAGCGCCGCGCCGATGAGCGCGACGGCCTTACACCGGAAACGGTCCAGCAGGGCAAAGTCGCCACCAAATGGGCAGAGAACCTGCTGGAGGCCATTGAAGCCAGCAAGAAGCCGCCACTGGCACGCATGCTGTTCGCGCTGGGTATCCGCCACGTGGGTGAGTCCACCGCCAAGACGCTGGCGGATTGGCTGGGGCGACTGCAGTGGGTGCGTCATGCTCCCGCCGCTGTTCTGCGAGTGTTGCCGGATATTGGTGGCACCGTGGCCGATTCCATTGCCGATTTCTTTGCCGAGCCCAAAAACCAGCAGGCGCTGGATGATCTGCTGAGCGCAGGTGTCGAGCCGCAGGGTGAGCGCGCCCCGAGTGCTGAGCTGAGAGAAAAACTTGATGTCGCAACGCTGTATGCCGCATTGAATATCCCCAGACTGACGCCGGTGCGAGCCAAACAACTCGCCGGGCAATTCCCGACATTGGCGGGTCTGGCCCAAGCCAATGAAACGGCCCTGGTTGGATTGCCGACGGATGTTGCAAGCGCTGTGCTGACTTGGCTGGGTCAGCCAGATCGACGCGAACAATTGCAGCAACTGGATCAGTTCCAGGCCAGATTGCTGGACGCTCTCCCGCAAGCAAGCGAGGCCACGCAAGGTGTGTTTACCGGCAAAACGTTTGTGCTAACCGGCACCTTGCCCACGCTGTCTCGCGATGAGGCCAAGGCACTGATTGAAGCGGCGGGTGGCAAGGTGAGCGGCAGCGTCTCTAAAAAGACGGATGTGGTTGTGGCGGGCGAAGAGGCGGGTTCCAAGCTGACCAAGGCCCAGGAGCTGGGCGTGCCGGTATGGGATGAAGCGCAGCTGCAGGCAGCACTGACGACGTAG